A single Bifidobacterium asteroides DNA region contains:
- a CDS encoding ABC transporter ATP-binding protein, with protein sequence MDLEVRCGSILGLLGRNGAGKSTLISALTGLGEPDSGHITVEGHNPYRTPSRIFGRVIGLAPQDLGIYPHLSVRDNLRGMAGLQGLSTKQGSKRADELVELMGLGSQSGTAAENLSGGQKRRLHTAMAMVHNPPVLFLDEPTVGADVEARARILDMVKAMSRQGTTIIYTTHYLKELEEMGADLAFLIDGRIQVQGSLQEVLHKYARASLRVSFVNQIPGQVPGWRTADGFLEPDHPVSSPEQELARLLQEPVMKSARLASITIVQPDIESAYMTVMGTSSSDPAGSRAWEDR encoded by the coding sequence GTGGATCTTGAAGTCAGGTGCGGAAGCATCCTGGGCCTGCTGGGCAGGAACGGGGCAGGCAAGTCAACCCTGATCTCGGCCTTGACCGGGCTGGGCGAGCCGGACTCAGGCCACATCACAGTCGAGGGGCACAACCCTTATCGAACCCCTTCGCGCATCTTCGGCCGGGTCATCGGACTTGCTCCCCAGGACCTGGGCATCTATCCCCATCTCAGCGTCCGAGACAACCTGCGCGGCATGGCTGGCCTGCAGGGACTGAGCACCAAGCAGGGCAGCAAAAGGGCCGACGAACTGGTAGAGCTCATGGGATTGGGATCCCAGTCAGGAACAGCAGCCGAGAATCTATCGGGAGGGCAAAAGCGCCGCCTGCATACCGCCATGGCCATGGTCCACAATCCCCCGGTGCTCTTCTTGGACGAGCCGACAGTCGGAGCGGACGTGGAGGCGCGCGCCAGAATACTGGACATGGTCAAAGCCATGAGCCGGCAGGGCACCACCATCATCTACACCACCCACTACCTGAAGGAGCTGGAAGAGATGGGCGCGGACCTGGCCTTCCTGATCGACGGGCGGATCCAGGTCCAGGGCTCCCTGCAGGAGGTACTCCATAAATATGCCCGGGCTTCCCTGCGCGTCTCATTCGTCAATCAGATCCCAGGCCAGGTCCCGGGATGGCGGACGGCAGACGGCTTCCTGGAGCCCGATCACCCGGTGTCCAGTCCAGAGCAGGAGTTGGCCCGCCTCTTGCAGGAGCCGGTCATGAAAAGTGCCCGTCTGGCATCAATCACCATCGTCCAGCCTGACATCGAGTCGGCCTACATGACCGTCATGGGCACATCTTCAAGCGACCCTGCCGGGTCACGAGCATGGGAAGACAGGTGA
- a CDS encoding TetR/AcrR family transcriptional regulator, with amino-acid sequence MADPPKAPVKTTLNRDYVLRSALYFVDEHGLEALNIRALGKQMGVSGPAIYRHVPSKAALLDGIVELIWQSATDLNSIPQGMGWRQALEDVMLQVHRTLLSHPRALPLMATHPINTDQSFHMVSTWLNQLTAHGLKVDSDTIHLLNSLAGLTLGSAIAQASPPVGGAGGQTNTELAKRLAEDTQGFDDLKTLFASTDDGIGTLMETSYRKGLHALIAGWPA; translated from the coding sequence ATGGCTGACCCACCCAAGGCACCCGTCAAGACGACGCTCAACCGCGACTACGTTCTGCGTTCCGCCCTCTATTTCGTCGACGAGCACGGACTGGAGGCCCTGAACATCCGCGCCTTGGGCAAGCAAATGGGGGTGTCGGGGCCGGCCATCTACCGCCATGTGCCCAGCAAGGCCGCCCTGCTTGATGGGATCGTCGAGCTCATCTGGCAGTCAGCCACCGACCTGAACTCCATACCACAGGGCATGGGATGGCGGCAAGCGCTTGAAGATGTCATGCTCCAGGTTCACCGGACGCTGCTTTCGCATCCCCGGGCGCTCCCGCTCATGGCCACGCATCCCATCAACACCGACCAATCCTTCCACATGGTCAGCACCTGGCTGAACCAGCTGACCGCCCACGGACTCAAGGTCGATTCCGACACCATCCACCTGCTCAACAGCCTTGCAGGACTGACCCTGGGCAGTGCCATCGCCCAGGCCTCTCCCCCGGTCGGCGGTGCGGGTGGCCAGACCAATACGGAACTGGCCAAAAGACTGGCTGAAGATACCCAAGGATTCGATGATCTGAAGACACTCTTCGCTTCTACGGATGACGGAATAGGCACCCTTATGGAGACCAGCTACCGCAAGGGCCTGCACGCCCTGATCGCCGGTTGGCCTGCCTGA
- a CDS encoding ABC transporter permease, whose translation MHFNGYLATFRLNFKIELRSIWLQAVIVAIPLIIIPFMLPSYRDSLRAQGHLGANGSEQALPGFAILFAMFSLQLVLQLFFQEHEWHTWDRMRVSAVSLFDLVMAKLSVSFMVQVVQVAVVMLIGTALYHYRPNGSVLALAAVCLVISVVLTLFGLLLYIFSSSQNMAMSFNNILGMLLAGMGGALSPVSGFPEWAQKLAKGSPVYWAMDAIGKINFDHAGMADVWPDLRILLAFLLALALLATVLFKRGVQRKE comes from the coding sequence GTGCATTTCAACGGATACTTGGCGACATTCCGCCTCAATTTCAAAATCGAGCTGCGAAGCATCTGGCTGCAGGCGGTCATCGTGGCCATTCCACTGATCATCATCCCCTTCATGCTGCCCTCCTACCGGGACTCGCTGAGAGCCCAGGGGCATCTGGGCGCCAACGGATCCGAGCAGGCGCTTCCTGGGTTCGCCATCCTTTTCGCCATGTTTTCCTTGCAGCTGGTCCTCCAACTCTTCTTCCAGGAGCACGAATGGCATACCTGGGACAGAATGCGGGTGTCGGCGGTCTCCCTCTTCGACCTGGTCATGGCCAAACTGAGCGTGTCCTTCATGGTGCAGGTGGTCCAGGTCGCTGTCGTCATGCTCATCGGGACGGCGCTCTACCACTATCGGCCCAATGGATCAGTCCTGGCCCTGGCCGCGGTCTGCCTGGTCATTTCGGTTGTGCTGACCCTCTTCGGCCTGCTGCTCTACATCTTCTCGTCCTCGCAAAACATGGCCATGTCCTTCAACAACATTCTTGGCATGCTCCTGGCTGGCATGGGCGGCGCGCTCAGCCCTGTCTCCGGGTTCCCGGAATGGGCACAGAAGCTGGCCAAGGGCAGCCCCGTCTACTGGGCCATGGATGCCATAGGAAAAATCAATTTCGACCATGCCGGAATGGCGGATGTATGGCCTGACCTGCGTATCCTGCTGGCCTTCCTGCTCGCCCTGGCTCTCCTGGCAACGGTACTATTCAAGAGAGGAGTACAGCGGAAGGAGTGA
- a CDS encoding RCC1 domain-containing protein yields MLGIHDNAAAIPGEGDPFMPRQHSNIEARPALLISILLAIILPASLLVCTYATADNTANESSATHTVAPTTQANSGEEADREAQQQSSNSPDITTQPTATQPTDTATTPTSPFPLATSSPLNPTQPTPSIAPSLDKDNAKLQARASTPHTVTFSSPQGTDTTQTVMDGERAKRPADPTRDGYFFNGWFIGSTPVAYDFSQPVTGDLKLTAHWTNNWSMSPVQGPVAGGTKVTLTPPGPGVRFSQISAGRGHNVAVASDGNIYSWGRNEHGQLGDGTTTERHEPTKVKKPQGVSQDFSWVQASAGYMFSVALGSNGQIYCWGDNTYGQLGNNTTTEHHTPEPVNTPPNVPSGFIWKQAAAGSLHTLGLGSDGNLYSWGSNIHGFLGDGTTTERHTPVQVKLPKGVPSGFTWQQMNGWGWHSLALGSDNLLYSWGTNTRGEVGTGSISSDILTAVRIATPQGVPSNFTWRQFQMGDYSSIAIGSDGNAYGWGAGPNGCLGDGLAKDSYGPTRTTKPYGVSPQFSWKQVSNRSQTSLGIGNDGNLYSWGGNENGQLGDGTTEQRNTPVRVSAPQNAPTGLTWIQASSGWDNTSFGLASDGNLYSWGSNDDGQLGDNTTTERYIPVRVNIPGTTKITAVSFGGSAGTNIAKNADGTWSVNTPAHARGKVDTAVTWTLNGQQPDAHFPYRYLDSYTVTFTSADTSCPAPSGMPQNQTLAENKQAKRPSPDPKANGCLFDGWFIKDTNNDSKIAYDFSQTVTGNITLAAHWTKMDTHWALNPEKGNVLGGQHVTITPPTINRGIRFNQVSAGGYQTASVDSFSIGVASDGNAYAWGSNKYGQLAQKPADASMQKAPVRVPLPDGVDSSFTYMQVAAGDSHVLAIGSNGILYSWGHNDHGQLGDGTTTDRYQPQPVKDTSGQPFKAVQVSAGVADSAAIDSESRVYTWGSESTGKGQTPAYSTTRKNPAPAADPDNPGQSLRAVQVSLNWSFVMALDADGNVYTWGYNTNGQLGNNTSNSTNYAANPARLPNQSFQATQISAGSWNALAIDSNGNTWTWGYNGYGQLGDGSTSDKYKPQTVQNPTNTSQSLKATQISAGVNHSLAVGQDGNLWAWGLNSNGQLGIGNTVNQTKPALIKDPANKAQAFKAVRSSAGQLHSLAIRQDGNLWAWGDNQYGQLGNNQTAVKSTAPMAVAFDPTPLVLTGVKFGGIPGTSLYRNNDGTWSITNPPHDAGHVDVAVDWTIDQVAQTTAHLGYTYEGILPMAGSTGLLVLLATGLLAAAGATAAASHQRETSSRRH; encoded by the coding sequence ATGTTGGGGATTCATGACAACGCGGCTGCGATTCCTGGGGAAGGGGATCCATTTATGCCTCGTCAGCACTCGAATATAGAGGCTCGACCGGCCTTGTTGATCAGCATCCTGCTGGCCATCATCTTGCCCGCAAGTCTCCTAGTCTGCACCTATGCCACGGCAGACAACACCGCAAACGAGTCCAGCGCAACCCACACGGTAGCACCGACCACACAAGCAAATAGCGGGGAGGAGGCGGATCGTGAAGCTCAACAACAATCCAGTAACTCTCCCGATATCACCACCCAGCCAACAGCCACCCAGCCAACAGATACAGCAACAACTCCTACTTCGCCATTCCCCCTCGCTACATCTTCCCCGCTGAATCCCACACAGCCGACCCCCTCCATCGCTCCCTCGCTAGACAAAGACAACGCCAAGCTACAGGCACGCGCCTCCACACCGCACACCGTAACCTTCAGCAGTCCCCAAGGCACCGACACGACACAAACAGTAATGGACGGAGAGCGTGCGAAGCGCCCAGCGGATCCAACCCGAGACGGTTACTTCTTCAACGGCTGGTTCATCGGCTCAACACCAGTCGCCTACGATTTCAGCCAGCCCGTCACCGGAGATCTGAAACTCACCGCCCATTGGACCAATAATTGGAGCATGAGCCCTGTTCAGGGGCCGGTAGCCGGTGGCACGAAAGTCACCCTAACCCCTCCCGGACCGGGAGTACGCTTCAGCCAGATCAGCGCCGGCAGAGGACACAACGTTGCAGTCGCCTCAGACGGCAACATCTACAGCTGGGGACGCAATGAGCATGGCCAGCTAGGCGATGGGACCACCACTGAACGTCACGAGCCGACTAAAGTGAAAAAACCACAGGGCGTATCTCAGGATTTCAGCTGGGTCCAAGCCTCAGCCGGATACATGTTCTCCGTGGCCCTAGGATCAAATGGTCAAATTTACTGTTGGGGCGACAACACCTATGGCCAGTTGGGGAACAACACTACAACCGAGCATCACACCCCCGAACCTGTTAACACGCCCCCGAATGTCCCATCTGGGTTCATATGGAAGCAGGCAGCAGCAGGTAGCCTGCATACTCTTGGCCTAGGATCTGACGGCAATCTCTACAGCTGGGGTAGCAATATACATGGATTCCTGGGAGACGGCACCACCACCGAACGGCATACCCCCGTCCAAGTGAAGTTACCAAAAGGAGTGCCTTCCGGATTCACATGGCAGCAAATGAACGGCTGGGGATGGCATTCTCTGGCATTGGGATCGGATAACTTGCTCTACAGCTGGGGCACAAATACCCGCGGTGAAGTGGGTACCGGATCAATATCTAGCGACATACTCACCGCTGTCCGAATTGCCACACCGCAAGGGGTTCCCTCCAATTTCACCTGGAGACAATTCCAAATGGGGGACTACTCTTCTATAGCCATCGGATCTGATGGCAACGCATATGGATGGGGAGCTGGCCCCAACGGATGTCTTGGCGATGGGCTTGCTAAAGATTCATACGGTCCAACTCGGACAACCAAACCCTACGGGGTATCTCCACAATTCTCTTGGAAACAGGTAAGTAACCGATCCCAAACATCACTAGGCATAGGAAATGACGGGAACCTGTACTCTTGGGGTGGCAATGAAAACGGCCAGCTAGGCGACGGTACCACTGAGCAACGAAACACTCCTGTCCGGGTTTCTGCGCCGCAAAACGCACCAACCGGATTGACCTGGATTCAGGCTAGCTCGGGATGGGACAACACCTCCTTCGGCTTGGCTTCAGATGGGAACCTCTACTCATGGGGCAGCAACGACGATGGCCAATTGGGTGACAACACTACCACAGAGCGGTATATCCCCGTGCGGGTAAACATACCTGGGACTACCAAAATCACTGCTGTCAGCTTCGGCGGGTCAGCAGGCACAAACATAGCCAAGAACGCGGACGGCACGTGGAGTGTCAACACGCCCGCGCATGCGCGAGGAAAAGTCGACACGGCAGTCACATGGACTTTGAACGGCCAACAGCCGGACGCTCACTTCCCCTACAGGTACCTGGACTCCTACACAGTCACCTTTACTAGTGCGGACACCTCCTGCCCTGCACCCTCCGGGATGCCTCAAAACCAGACCCTCGCCGAGAACAAACAGGCCAAACGTCCCTCCCCCGACCCGAAAGCAAACGGCTGCCTATTCGACGGATGGTTCATCAAAGACACCAACAACGACTCCAAGATCGCCTACGACTTCAGCCAGACCGTCACCGGCAACATCACCCTGGCTGCCCACTGGACCAAGATGGACACGCACTGGGCCCTGAACCCCGAAAAAGGCAATGTGCTCGGCGGACAACATGTGACCATCACCCCGCCCACAATCAACCGAGGCATCCGCTTCAACCAGGTCAGCGCCGGAGGCTACCAGACCGCGAGCGTCGACAGTTTCTCCATAGGAGTCGCCAGCGACGGAAACGCCTATGCATGGGGAAGCAACAAGTACGGGCAGCTGGCTCAGAAACCGGCCGATGCCAGCATGCAGAAGGCCCCTGTCAGAGTCCCCCTGCCCGACGGCGTGGATTCCAGCTTTACCTACATGCAGGTTGCAGCTGGCGACTCGCATGTTCTGGCCATCGGATCCAATGGCATCCTCTACAGCTGGGGACACAACGATCATGGTCAGCTTGGTGACGGCACCACCACGGATCGGTACCAGCCTCAGCCCGTCAAGGACACCAGCGGCCAGCCATTCAAAGCCGTACAGGTCAGCGCCGGCGTCGCCGACTCGGCCGCCATCGACTCTGAAAGCCGCGTCTACACCTGGGGCAGCGAAAGCACAGGCAAGGGGCAGACGCCTGCATACAGCACAACCAGGAAGAACCCGGCACCAGCCGCCGACCCGGACAATCCGGGACAGAGCTTGCGTGCGGTCCAGGTCAGCCTCAACTGGAGCTTCGTCATGGCCCTAGACGCCGACGGCAACGTGTACACATGGGGGTACAACACTAATGGCCAGCTCGGCAACAACACCAGTAACAGCACCAATTACGCAGCCAATCCGGCCCGACTGCCCAACCAGTCCTTCCAGGCCACCCAAATCAGCGCAGGAAGCTGGAACGCCCTGGCCATCGATTCGAACGGGAACACCTGGACCTGGGGATACAACGGGTACGGCCAGCTGGGTGACGGCAGCACCAGTGATAAATACAAGCCTCAAACCGTGCAGAACCCCACTAATACCAGCCAAAGTCTTAAAGCCACTCAGATCAGCGCGGGCGTGAATCACTCCCTTGCGGTCGGCCAGGACGGCAATCTCTGGGCATGGGGATTAAACAGCAACGGACAGCTGGGCATCGGCAACACCGTCAATCAGACAAAGCCCGCTCTCATCAAGGACCCTGCCAATAAGGCCCAAGCATTCAAGGCCGTTCGAAGCAGCGCGGGGCAACTCCATTCACTGGCCATCAGGCAGGATGGCAACCTCTGGGCCTGGGGTGACAACCAGTACGGACAGCTGGGCAACAATCAAACGGCAGTCAAAAGCACGGCCCCCATGGCGGTTGCTTTCGATCCGACGCCTTTGGTTCTCACTGGCGTCAAGTTCGGCGGCATCCCCGGGACCAGCCTGTACAGGAACAACGACGGCACCTGGAGTATCACCAACCCACCCCACGACGCAGGACACGTCGATGTGGCCGTCGACTGGACCATCGACCAAGTCGCGCAGACGACCGCACACCTGGGCTACACCTATGAAGGCATCCTGCCCATGGCCGGCAGCACCGGCCTGCTTGTCCTGCTCGCCACAGGACTGCTCGCCGCTGCAGGCGCCACAGCAGCAGCCTCCCACCAGCGGGAAACCAGCAGCCGCCGCCACTGA